Proteins encoded together in one Camelina sativa cultivar DH55 chromosome 9, Cs, whole genome shotgun sequence window:
- the LOC104710533 gene encoding F-box/kelch-repeat protein At3g27150-like, protein MLMLGEDHTGMIRASSSRFRPKKLRIHGYEIPDLNVEPCLDWDEEETGESTTQATCFKPQDADYCLLNVPQLFYELEVEILARVPRFEYWKLKLLNKGFSRLLKTDEVFKVRRERGVVEPSVFMRSTGDTTWTMFDKDLENFQKLPGPNTSDYCFLNGDKESLCAGTHLIVTGKEGGSIALWRYELETSKWFKGPGMITPRILFASATCGTVVFVAGGWKIDGNGTREVVNIVEKYDSETKTWTLLHGMHKRRKFCSGCYLRGKFYVLGGRDENGQNLTCGESYDEKTNTWELIPDILIDMSFSSVQSPPLIAVVRDDLYSLETSKNELRLYDAKANAWKKLGDVPVRAKSHGGWGVAFKSLGDKLLVIGESAGPSRAGTMSVYTCCPSADPENKLHWEESKRCCGVRLNHFILNCCVMIA, encoded by the coding sequence atgttgatGCTAGGAGAAGATCATACCGGTATGATTCGGGCAAGTTCAAGCAGGTTTAGGCCGAAGAAGCTTCGGATTCATGGCTACGAGATACCTGATCTAAACGTAGAACCTTGTTTGGATTGGGATGAGGAAGAAACAGGGGAGTCCACCACTCAGGCTACCTGTTTCAAACCTCAGGATGCAGATTATTGTTTACTAAATGTTCCTCAGCTCTTTTACGAGCTAGAGGTCGAGATACTCGCACGCGTGCCGCGTTTCGAGTATTGGAAACTTAAGTTACTTAATAAGGGGTTTTCGCGTTTGCTAAAGACCGATGAGGTTTTCAAGGTGAGACGAGAGCGCGGTGTAGTTGAACCGTCTGTCTTTATGCGGTCGACCGGCGACACGACTTGGACTATGTTTGATAAGGACTTAGAGAATTTTCAGAAGCTTCCTGGCCCTAATACTTCTGACTATTGCTTCCTCAACGGAGATAAAGAATCGCTCTGTGCGGGAACTCATCTGATTGTCACTGGGAAAGAAGGGGGTAGCATTGCGCTGTGGCGGTATGAGTTGGAGACGAGCAAATGGTTCAAAGGTCCCGGGATGATCACGCCGCGGATCTTGTTCGCTTCTGCTACCTGTGGGACAGTTGTGTTTGTAGCTGGCGGGTGGAAAATAGACGGAAACGGGACTAGGGAAGTCGTTAACATTGTGGAGAAGTACGACTCCGAGACCAAAACGTGGACACTTCTCCACGGAATGCATAAGCGGCGGAAGTTCTGCTCCGGCTGTTACCTGCGCGGCAAGTTTTACGTTCTCGGAGGCCGGGACGAGAACGGTCAAAACCTAACTTGCGGAGAAAGTTACGACGAGAAGACTAACACATGGGAACTAATACCGGACATTCTCATAGACATGTCTTTCTCTTCTGTTCAATCTCCACCGCTCATCGCCGTGGTTCGTGATGATCTTTACTCGTTGGAAACCTCCAAAAACGAGCTTCGCCTTTATGATGCAAAGGCAAATGCATGGAAGAAGCTTGGAGATGTGCCTGTGAGAGCTAAGTCTCATGGAGGATGGGGAGTAGCGTTTAAGTCGCTTGGAGACAAGCTGCTTGTGATTGGAGAATCAGCGGGTCCTTCTAGGGCCGGGACAATGTCCGTTTACACGTGTTGTCCGTCAGCTGATCCTGAGAACAAGCTGCATTGGGAGGAGTCTAAACGCTGCTGTGGCGTGAGGCTCAACCATTTTATCTTAAACTGCTGTGTTATGATTGCTTAA